GACGACGAATTTGTCTTGCAGACTGCACAGCATGGCTTTAATCCCAGCGGCATCCTTTCATtccacaaaaagaaagaaaaagacttcGACAATATTTAGATCTCTACTACAAAGTTTGCGTTACCGAAACTTACAGTAACCTGTAAATCTATTCatgtttttacttctttttttaacagagcCATTCAAACCAAACTCTATCCTGTATTATCTACACAATGCAAACACAGTTCTTCCGGATTAAAACTTCCGGGTTATCCGGAAGAGACTCGCAAATAAAAGACacgagttttaaaaaaattggcgaacaaaatgtgaaatatgtataattactaaaataataaaaaaaataataataataataataataataataataataataatgataataacaacaataataattacaacAGGACAAATATCTTAAAATCAGAAAGATTTATTATCAATATACTATATTGATAAAGCATTAGAGAAAAGAAAGTATGCATACGCAAGCTCCTGTCATTTCCTTTTCACGCTTAGCTTCTGGAGAGAATGTCTTTTTTCTAAGAGCACAACACTCATGATCTACAACAGGACTCAAGTCATGTCCTGGAAAGAATCCTGTTTACATTTGACTATTCTACTGTGGCATGTGAAGTTGGGGTTGGATCTGTTCTCTATGGCACATAATACTGCTCTGATGAATAGCATGAGCCTTTTCACTAAAATGTGGTAAATTCATGATTTAAGTGGTTCATGGTTGTCACAAATCTACTACATACATACCCACATATATATGAAACTGGGATAGTTTTTAGAGcggtcaatgtgcagcttgtatagcagtatagatttactgtcctaaAATAACTCAGTATACATCCATTATTGTCAAATATGATGTCAATATGGAgtagtggaagaggatcccagcaacaatctGTGAAGCTCTTGACAAGTCTATGCCCAGGACGATTAAGGCAGtcctagataacaatggtgatcacacaaaatattgacactttggacacagattTGActtgttcacttagggtgtactcacttttgttgccagttattttaaaaataatgtctGCATGTTgcgttattttcagaggacaataCAGATATACTGCAATAAAATCTGTACATTGACTACtccaaaatatatccaagtgcCAAGTTctagatatactaaaatgtttgctaaatttggaatttttttgtaaaagcaagcacataaaaaaataaataaataaaataaaattcaggaCTATTGTATTTCTGcagtttgaattatttatttgacataCAAGTGTctagggaaaaaaattaaagaactaACTGTCCCTCAGCACATTCAATCAAAGACACAGATAACAGAACATAATTGTTTAAAATCACCACAAATGATAAAAACATCAACTAATGATACAACGTAGGAAAAAACATCCTTTGATAAAATCACTGTTTTACCCAGATTTTCAACAAGTTTCTGCTCAGCAAGCGCAACCTGGAATCACCACCTCCCAATTGACACAACATTCAAGCCTggagacccacacacacacaactgagccTAATTGATTAACTTACTAATAGTAGTTACTAAAAAAAAGGAGGGGTAGCAAAAGGCAGCATAGAAGCAAAAGCCAAAAAACACAGGACTTAGGAGAAAAAGGGCATACAATCAAGTAATACTGAGATAATGTGGTAAAAAGCATCAAGCTTAAAGTAAAGAATAGTGAGAAATAACATTCAAACACAATCcgttatatttcatttaaactgcTTTAAACGTTTCCAAGTACATAAGCAAATACGAGTTAGAGATGAACCAAGTTTGTAAACCATGTCCTTTTCCCCCCgatgtatttaatttatagaTCCTAGtaaatttccttttatttttttaagaaacaactATATATGTTGCATTTGCTATTGTTAGCTGTGTAACCCTGACCTTTCACCTTTTAACCTGttgtaatgtaatatttatgcaaaACAATTCAATAAATGATCCCCATATCACCCTACCATAAAAAGCCACAATCAGAGATTAAATCATGTTAATGCTGCCACATTCATGCACCCATATGACACCTAAATCAACCATCAGCAGTTTGTTTGCTCTATAAATGCCCAATTGtggcttttatttaattaacagAACCAGTTGTCAAGAAAATgtgtagtgattaaaaaaagacttttgGGTTGTGAAATGATGCCACCTGGAGTGATGCACACTATTAATACAGAGTAAAGCTCTCCTGAATTTATAGTTTTGGTTATAAAATCATGGAAATAGTATAACTATGCTAAATATTTATGTTCTTAACTCTTAGTAGATATGGCACAATTGTAAGCAGCCTTGCTAGTCAAATGAATTTCCTTATATACAACATGAAACATTAGGTTTGAAAAACCAGGCATGATTGAAAATTGACATGGTTCATTCATTTGGTTTATTTCAGCAGTTTCATTAGGTTTCATTTCAACTGTATCAAAcctaaaagaaaatattcagaGTAAACCAGAGCACCAGGAGTTAGCATGGCGCTTCTCCTCTTTCCCTGCCATCATGGACTGAGAGCAGCATGCATTGCAATGTGGCATGAGTCACTCCAGACGGCAGCAGTTACAGTGTAGCAGAACAATGCTCTCATAGTAAAGCACGTGCAAGAGGGAAATGTAGATTAataggagagagggagagagaaagagagagagagagagagagagagagagagagagagagagagagagagagagagactaaaaaTGTGCAGAGAAATGGGTTAACATTTCAACGTTGATGGGAATGTATAATGAAAAACAGCGATTCTCCCAAATATGGTGGGGCACAACTGAGTAAATGTGTTGACCATGTATTTGTGTGCACTGAACATTACATTATGTACAATGACACACTGTTTCAAATTACTGTCCATCAATTGTATTTGAATTTACAAAGCAAGGCATGAGACGCCAATGCAAGAACGTCTTCACATTTTGTACAGAAAGATGTGTATGCCTCTGTTTGCATGtctgaatgtatgtgtgtgtgtatgtgtgtgagataggGGATGCTTATGGCTGTTTCCTGTGGGAGAATGGCAGGTCAGAGGTGAGAGGTCGTTTACTAAGGGTCACAGTAAGGTCAGATTCGGGGCAACTGCTTCTCAATGAATTCCTTCACGGCAGAcatctcctgcacacacacacacacccacatagaCAGAGCATTAACCAAAGTACAACTTCACCATATTACTACAAAACTTTGCAACCCTAAACGCACCTTATAGGTAAAAGATACATACTACAGGTTCAAAAGGTTCACACATTTGACTACCAATGTGACAATAAACAGCTTACCTATTTTTGAAAGTGGAAAAATGACaagtgcattattatttttttgtttgttttttcttttaaacctcCTGAGTTACTATGTTTGGACATGAACTGTTTCCAATATACTATGGGATTTTATGAGTggattgtatatactgtacttcACTTTGCTTTCACAAATGACTACAAATTGCAACACTACTGTATAGTATATACAGAGAGCTGTTAGTCATtcagtatatgtttacataaatggattaaatcgaataataaaataaaaaaatagctttTAACCATATATTTTAAGCCTGCTATTTTACAGTATATTGCACATCAACTGAGAAGACTCACCTGAGGGCAGGAGCTGTGCATGAGGCCTGGGAAGGTACGGAAGGTGACTTTCTGTGGGGACACAATGGTCTTAAGCTTCTCAGCGGTCATGGCCCCAAACTGTGCCGGAATCATTGGATCCATCTCACCATGACATTGCAGAATGGAGATGTCCTTGTTTGCGCTGccacttgctgcctaatgaaGAAACAAACTATAAACTCAACCACATGATTGCTCACAAGGGCCACATGAAGGTAACAAATAAACCACTAAGGAAGTTAGAATTAGAAGTTCTCTTTAAAACCCTGAATTAAAATGCAATGACCTGCTGAAATtgttataaagatataaagaattATATCTGAACAATAGATTAAACCACAGCTCTGCAGGCACTACATAAAAGAACGCACACGATCTTTGGAAGATCGAGAGTTTAAATCCTGAAAATACCACAGTcgaagaaagcaaaaaaaattttatgcTTTCTCTGTCCTTTCCATCACACTGACAGCTTTAATTTTCATGATCAGATTCAGGGTTTTATACAAGATAAAGTACACAAGGATAAAACACGCAAATTCAAAATCTGGACATAAAAGTTAAAATGAATACATATTAATAAAACTCATTACAAACacttttcctcacacacacacacacacacacacctgtggaAAGGTCTTATGCAGTGGTAACCAACAGCTTAGAGCGACTACACCTGCTAGCTTCTGCTGACAGGTCAGAGCGGTGTACAGTGATAGAGCTCCACCCTGATGAAACACAAAagagcaaaatatatattttttttatgtatacataTTCCAAATAACCTAAGACTGGATGCCAATTCTCTCTCAAAAttctctctcaaaaaaaaaaaaaaaaaacctaacgtAAAATTCCTAGCAATGGCTATTATAAAAACTTTctaggtcagacaggagtttatCTCACCTGAGAGAATCCACCAAGTAGAATACGGTTAGGAGGTATACCATTTTTTGCCTCGTGGTCAATAATGGCCTTGACTTTAGAAAAGGGGAAAGTAGTCCTTGATCAGAAAATTGTATCatcaaataatcttttttttattttattttttttttacttttaatttgcTACTTACTGTTTTCTGCTGCTCTTTTAATGCCAGCCTCATCTTCTGGAGCTTCTGGAGTTAGGCCCATCAGATCAAACCTTAAAAGGGGTGGAAATGGGGGTGGGAGGACCTGTTACTACAAACAAATCAGTACATGCTATTCTATACTACTCTGTATAAATATTGAAACCTGACTCCTATTAAGAATCAGGTTTTGTCTTACCATGATGGCATGGTCATTTTCATATTGAGTGTAACCGGGATTCTGGGCCTGTaggaataaacaaatgaataaatttgcAAATAATAGAAAATGGTTTTAATACTTCACCAAAGCAcactaatatattaaaatgttaaagcTTAATTGTAGTCATTTAAAGTAGTATTTTCTTGATGTTATGTTACTAAAAGCCATCTATTTATTCTAAATGATCGATTTACTAGTTGTTATAATGTTAAACTGATCTGTTTAATAGTTCTTATAAATATTATGCAACTTTGACAAATAGAATATAAACAACAAATGtcattctcatttatttatacatcttCCTGCTAACAGTAAGCATGTTATTTGGCAAACCCTAAGACAAAATGCTATGCAGATGTTTTAAACCTTACATACAATGGTGAAAAACATAATGACAGAATTTCAGTTTATCAAAGTTCAGTAATGCTAGACCATTTCAGATACCTACGCATGTGGGCAGATGTACTTTATGTAGGGCAGCCTAATGGATGTCATGGAATCAGCCCAGCCATGcctatatttaaaatagaaGTGACAATATTATAATCACAGCTGTACATAAACACagtttaatgattaaaataagTGTCATGAAATGattgggttaaaaagaaagtatCAGTTTCAGTGTACAGCTTGCATAATGCTGATCATATTAATGATAAACTCTTTAGTCTTGTAGCCCTAGTGAGGCAAGTAACAAAAGAAGACCGCATGTTGGACTCATGATTTCCATAGTAAATGGACatcttgcacatttttttattaaattctacAAGcaagacaatattaaaataagcaTGCTGTACTGGTCAGGAATCATTCCAGGGTAAGTCTCTGATTTAAACAGAAAGGCAGTCTGGTAATAGGTTTACTGATCAAATTAAACTACCTTTTCAAGTGTcattaacattatataaatgCAATATAAATCTGAGTCAGACATCAATGTAGGCCTTCATTCATGTTCAGATGCACAGAAATCAGAACTTACCCAGTATCACCCAGACCATGAAGGAAGATCACCtttagagaaaaaagaaagagtaaaatgtgtaaaaatggaAGGAGTCTTAGGAGCTTCATGCCAGGTATCACGCCATTAGGTCAAATAATATAACTGTCATGTTGCATATCTAAAATACATATCCTTCCACCACTGAGCATTACTTTAAGAATGCACATTTTTCGCATACAAATGTACTTTAGCCAGTAAATGGAACAACCAACTAAacccaaccaaccaaacaaaaaaaatctacataaacGAATAGtccttaaaatgttttaagtgaaacttgaattaaacattaaaaaatatatacattaacaGACACTGTAATCCCATATCATTTAGGTCTATGCAAGAAAAACTATGGTTCTTTTAGTCTCTCACCGCAGCGGTCTCCTTCTCCGTCCCAGATACAGTCACAGCCTCGGCGAGCAGCGGCACAGACATGTTGTTGCCACACATACACTGGAAGGGGGCTTGTATTTGATCAGAAAATGGAGAGTGTTAAATTGCAGTCAGTGCAGCTCTGACAAGATGTACAGTGATGTACATAGAACATGGATATGTTTCCATTCCATTTACTCAGCAGATTAGAAATTAATTAACTAACCCTGTGATGGGACCTTGCTCCATATTCAGTGTTCATCATAACTATTTAAACAGTTGAGCGAATTACAACACATCCCAAAACACTAACAAGTTAAGCTAAAAGCAGTTCATGTGTAAACCTTGGACATGAACCATTAAGCTTTCTGACCAGTTACATGTACAGTTACACATGGGCAAGCAAGTCATCGGATGTAAATCCATTATGGAAATAAGCTGATTGTTTTGACTTCCTAAGCCAGGCACGCTTACTTCTTTTGTCTAATGACACTAGcaaagtaaagtaaatgtaaGTAAGGAATTGttgatatttacatttgtgtcaCTTTAAATATCCTTCTTGAGATACGAACCAGGGTACATTTTCTCAAATTGGGCTTAGTGCCAGTCTTTTCCAGGACATAAAAGCTACACAAAGGAGGCTATATGCTGCTTTAATGGTTTTTAATTTAGAGAGCAGCACAAACAGGTCTGTGAACCGCTGTGGtcacatcaccaccatcacaagACTTCAGCTGACCTAAAttagatttaataaaacaagTGGCCTATTCTATCCTATTCAAATatgtttacaaaataaataaattgaaggTCACATCAAGGAAGAGTAACGATGATGCGACACACTTAGATCGAATGATATTAAGATCAAATGTAATTGGGAAGTTTGCCTACACGTTTACTGGTAGTGTTACTTCATATAGCTGTATAAAACTTAGCAGAAAAGTCTTATCTATACAGCTTCATTCAGGTGGCCTTTTCCAGacattttcacttttgttttctCACTACCTGCATGAATCTGAGATGTGTTATTTAAGAAAATCAGGAATTGTGCCAAGATTTAAAACCGTAATACTCAAATTGCTCAACACGGATGAGCAATTATCGATCAGCCCCAAATAGCACACTGTACAATTTTTATAGGATAATTATTCTTATACCAGATAGACTTTTAGGCCACAGATGCAGTCACTACACAATGCACCAGATACACCAATATGGCTCCTGATCTCCAATGTGACATTCTTAGATAATGAATTAATCAGTGAGTAGAAAGCGGCCGTGTGTGGCGTCTCGAGCCTTCGTTCATTTGCTATTCAAACTAAGAGGAAGAAGGGTGGACATGGAAACAAACAAGGCTAGAGAGGAGTAATCAAGCCGGCTCATTTTAACCTGATATATCTCTACGGCTTAATGCTTCATGGGACTAGGAATGTTCCCGCAAATAAATCAGGCTTAATCCTGCTTAATCAGGCAGCTCCATATTCTCCCATTGAGCACATACAGCTTTATACATGCAGCTAGCAGGCTGTATTGTCTAGCTAATACCGCTCCCTCTGTACTACACTGCATTAGCAAAGCACAGGAGCCGAGCTGTCGCCTCTTCCTTAACACCCCGCTGCGTCATCAACGTGTTTATCAAAACGACGACGACATTTTCTTGTTTTACAAGTAACCAAATGAgtttaaactaaactaaaatacAACCCGAAGGCCCGGCAGC
This genomic interval from Silurus meridionalis isolate SWU-2019-XX chromosome 22, ASM1480568v1, whole genome shotgun sequence contains the following:
- the lypla2 gene encoding acyl-protein thioesterase 2, which gives rise to MCGNNMSVPLLAEAVTVSGTEKETAAVIFLHGLGDTGHGWADSMTSIRLPYIKYICPHAPRIPVTLNMKMTMPSWFDLMGLTPEAPEDEAGIKRAAENIKAIIDHEAKNGIPPNRILLGGFSQGGALSLYTALTCQQKLAGVVALSCWLPLHKTFPQAASGSANKDISILQCHGEMDPMIPAQFGAMTAEKLKTIVSPQKVTFRTFPGLMHSSCPQEMSAVKEFIEKQLPRI